In Verrucomicrobiota bacterium, the genomic stretch TTCGAGGGCCGTCTCTTTTTCGGCGGTAATTGAAGCTGATTCGGCTTTAACCGTAACGACATCTTCCATGTGTTTGAGCGTTTTAAAGAGAACGCCGTTAAAATACCGGATCAAGTCGTGGTGTTTTTGGCTTTTAAAAAGGCAGATGTCCAGTAATCCATCGTCGAGGCGAGCATCGTGGAAGAATTCAAACGAGCCCCCATAATAACGGCCATTTCCTACCAAGGCAAAACAACCTTCGTGTTTTTGACCATCCGGGAGCGTGAGGGTAATCCGTGGGGCTTCTTGGGAAGCGATCCGGATGGAGTTAAAAATATAGCTCATCGGGCCCCATATTTTTTTAAAGCCAAAGGTCGTTTCTTTAATGGTTTGTGCGTCGAGGCCGACTCCGGCAAGCTGCACAAAGTATTTATCATTTGCGCGGGCGAGGTCGATCTTGCGGGTTTTGCCCTTGACGACGACATTCCAAGCAGCATGGAGGTCGAGGGGGATACCTGTCTCGCGTGCAAAAACATTCACCGTTCCTAAGGGTAAAATGCCGAGGCGGGCAGGGGAATTAGCTAGGCCATTAACGACTTCATTAAGGGTTCCATCCCCGCCAGCAGCCACAATTGTGCGAAACCCCTGTTCGACGGCTTGGCTTGCTAAGACAGTGGCATCCCCTGCTGCCCGGGTGAGCTTGACCAAGGCCTGTGAAGAGAAACGGTCGAGATTTTTCTTTAAAGCCCGTGCGCGTTCCCCCTTAGCCATGGGATTTAGGATGATAAATATTTCGTTGTGTAGGCTTGAAGCCATATCAGAGCACGCTATGTTATAAAGTCTTATGAAAAAAGCACTGAAAATTATTGCGATTCTTATTCTTGTATTGCTGATCGCAATTGCGGGGTTCGGAGTGTGGGCGTATTCCTACCTGACCTCAAATCAGTTTAAACAAATGATTGTGGATAAAACCAGCGAGGCGCTGGGTGTCAAAGTCACGGTGGAAAGCTTAAAGTTTTCGATTTTCAGCGGGTTCCAGCTTAAGGGAGTTAAAATCGCCAATCCACCGGGCTCTCGGAATCCAGATTTTTTTCAAGCTGATTCTTTCGAGCTTAATTATAATTGGCGGGCGTTACTGGATAAGAAACTCGAGATTAATGACGTGAGTGTTCAAAAACCAATCATTAGCGTGGAGCAACTTGCTTCAGGACAATGGATTTTCCCAGGGATGAACCGCCTGCCGCATGCTCCCGAAGGCCAAGCCTCAGGATCAGGGGATACACAAATGACTCAAGCTCCTCAATCCAGTCCGGTGACTATACAAACGCAGGATTCAAAGGGGATACCAGTTTCAGTTAAAAAATTCGAGATCCAGGATGGGGCCTTATCGATTTATGACATGAGCGGAGTGAGTCCGATTTCATTCAAAGGCATGACATTACATTCGAGTGTGTCGGTGGATAAGGGGAAAGCAGATTTAAAAGGTGACTTAAAGATATCCAACCTTGAGATCATCCGCTTGGGACAAGTGTCCGGAGTGGATTCGCGTTTTGAGCTCAAGGATGGGGTGTATACGATTTCAGAGGCATCCGCCACGTGTTTTGGGGGACAGATCTCCGGCCATGGGACTTTGGATATTAATCAAGTGGAGCAAATGCCCCTTGCCTTGGATATCAAAGGGAATGGTTTGGATATGAAATCACTC encodes the following:
- a CDS encoding diacylglycerol kinase family lipid kinase encodes the protein MASSLHNEIFIILNPMAKGERARALKKNLDRFSSQALVKLTRAAGDATVLASQAVEQGFRTIVAAGGDGTLNEVVNGLANSPARLGILPLGTVNVFARETGIPLDLHAAWNVVVKGKTRKIDLARANDKYFVQLAGVGLDAQTIKETTFGFKKIWGPMSYIFNSIRIASQEAPRITLTLPDGQKHEGCFALVGNGRYYGGSFEFFHDARLDDGLLDICLFKSQKHHDLIRYFNGVLFKTLKHMEDVVTVKAESASITAEKETALEIDGEYCGTSPVHFSVQKSALTVIVP
- a CDS encoding AsmA family protein, which translates into the protein MKKALKIIAILILVLLIAIAGFGVWAYSYLTSNQFKQMIVDKTSEALGVKVTVESLKFSIFSGFQLKGVKIANPPGSRNPDFFQADSFELNYNWRALLDKKLEINDVSVQKPIISVEQLASGQWIFPGMNRLPHAPEGQASGSGDTQMTQAPQSSPVTIQTQDSKGIPVSVKKFEIQDGALSIYDMSGVSPISFKGMTLHSSVSVDKGKADLKGDLKISNLEIIRLGQVSGVDSRFELKDGVYTISEASATCFGGQISGHGTLDINQVEQMPLALDIKGNGLDMKSLLAALGNQTDQLSGKLNIEAQLTAPMTHPLDFQGKGYLDIKEGKVTGVPMLQLIGSVFNISEFQEMNLTKAYTDFSAAERVITLSNLILTTPDIQIKGGGTITVDNQYDLKLVMNMSKGLYEKMPNDIREKLLPNEDGSFTTPEFRVYGPQDSLKTDLLDKLLVQDAAKKQIQKLNEKAGDLLKELFK